In the Ursus arctos isolate Adak ecotype North America unplaced genomic scaffold, UrsArc2.0 scaffold_5, whole genome shotgun sequence genome, one interval contains:
- the LOC113261852 gene encoding olfactory receptor 14A16-like, producing the protein MPEKLMNVTLITGFLLMGFPDDQVLQRLYAAFFSLVYLVALMGNLLIITLTTINQHLQSPMYFLLKNLSVIDICYISVTVPKSVVNYLTNSHSISFVGCASQVFLVLVFAGTEFALLLVMSYDRYAAICCPLHYEAIMNRDSCVQMVTASWFSGGVYGSIHVAGTFSIHFCGSNIVHQFFCDIPSLLTLACSGEQILEYVFIIISCCFAFVCFTFMVASYVYIVSTVLRIPSSQGRFKTFSTCMPHLTVVTLFLSSGFIAYLGSASKSPSSLNLFMSVLYSLLPPSLNPIIYSLRNRDMKVAFGKIFGEK; encoded by the coding sequence aTGCCTGAGAAATTAATGAATGTGACCCTAATAACAGGATTCTTGCTCATGGGATTCCCTGATGATCAGGTGCTACAGAGACTCTATGCTGCCTTCTTCTCCCTGGTTTACCTGGTGGCACTGATGGGAAACCTCCTCATTATCACCCTTACCACCATCAACCAGCATCTCCAATCCCCCATGTACTTCCTCCTGAAAAATTTGTCTGTGATTGATATCTGTTACATCTCTGTCACTGTTCCCAAATCTGTCGTGAACTATCTGACCAACAGTCATTCCATCTCTTTTGTGGGATGTGCCTCACAGGTTTTCCTTGTTCTTGTCTTTGCTGGAACAGAGTTTGCCCTCCTTCTGGTGATGTCCTATGACCGTTATGCTGCCATCTGCTGTCCTCTGCACTATGAGGCCATCATGAATAGAGATTCCTGTGTGCAGATGGTGACAGCATCATGGTTCAGTGGGGGTGTCTAtggatccattcatgttgcaggCACATTTTCTATCCATTTCTGTGGTTCCAACATAGTGCATCAGTTTTTCTGTGACATTCCATCATTGCTCACACTGGCTTGTTCTGGGGAGCAAATTCTAGAATATGTGTTTATTATTATcagttgttgttttgcttttgtatgTTTTACTTTCATGGTTGCTTCCTATGTTTACATTGTGTCCACTGTCTTAAGAATTCCTTCTTCACAAGGCAGGTTTAAAACCTTCTCCACCTGCATGCCCCATCTAACTGTGGTAACCTTGTTCCTCTCTTCTGGATTTATTGCATATTTAGGTTCAGCCTCAAAATCCCCATCATCACTGAACCTCTTTATGTCTGTGTTATATTCTCTGTTACCTCCCAGCCTGAATCCTATCATTTACAGCCTGAGAAACAGGGACATGAAGGTGGCTTTTGGAAAAATTTTTGGTGAAAAATGA